The Pungitius pungitius chromosome 4, fPunPun2.1, whole genome shotgun sequence nucleotide sequence GTGGTTGGACGGCAAATGAAATGCGTTGTGTTTTGCTTGTGTTTCTCGGCCATGAGCTCTTGAGAAGGTTCCTATTCTCTGTGGAAAGAGGCAGGGGTCCAAAATGGGCGTTTGGTGTGGTGGAAAGTGACTTATTTAGGTCACATTTAACGTTACTAAAGTACTACATTTACGTGCCTTTCTGAGGAAATAGTTTAATCGTATTCTTTACCTCAGGTGTCTCCTCGTGCTTAGAATATCCAGATTTCAAAAGGGAACATTATGCCTTTTACACCTTTTAATATTCcagtaatatataatatgtacaCGATACATCATAAAAGTTCCTTGTATATTTGATGCCAATACAACATATGAGTGATAAACATTAGTGCATCATTAATTATGATTAAACTTCATATTTGAGCTTTTCCTCCCTCCATGTGTCCCCAAGAACCGGCTCTACAAATGACAACTCTGATCTGCACTTTACAAGACCATCGAGATGATGTCAACTGGTGCGCCTTCTCCGGCAAACTGTTTGCCACGTGCTCCGGCGACAAAACCCTCCGGATGTACAGCAGCCACGACTTCTCGGAGCTGCCCTTCTCGCCGCTGTCAGGACACGGATACGGCGTCCACTGCTGTTGCTTCAGCACCTGCGGACAGTTCTTGGCCTCATGCTCGACTGATGCCACCACAATGGTTTGGTCCACCGCCACGGGCGAGATCGAGGCCGTGCTGGAGCATCCCGGCCGTAGTCCGGTGAGGATCTGTGTGCTCTCCCCTGACTCGGCACACCTGGTTTCCGGAGCATCGGATGGCACGTTGGCTCTTTGGGATTTCCCCTCCAAAAAGCTGCGCAGGTACATTTGACTCCAACAGCCAGTTCATTCGCGTGGCAACTGTCTCTgatttttcaaatccacgctGTTTTGACATTTCCTGGACTTAATGATTGATAGATTAATTAGATGAAGCATTCAGCGCATTTACTGATAATGAAGATGAATTGTTGATCGCAGGCCCATTTGTAAACAACACAGTACAAGTATCTTTGATATCCCTGACAAAGGGAGCGGAAAGCTTAGTTCAAACAGTTCTCCTCACACCACTGTTTGCAGTAGCATGACATAATATTTCCCCTTTCCAGCCAGCAACCCGCCCCCTGTGATACTATACTTGAACAATGGCGATACGAGATTTGCCCGCTGATGCAGCTGCTGTCGGTTGTGTTTGTGAAGGACCGGAGCCGTGAATGACACGACAATGGTAGCCTGCTCCTTCAGCCCCTGCAGTCAGGTGTTCGTGAGCGGCTCCACCTACGGAGACCTGCGTCTGTGGGACCTGGACATGAACCAGCTCCACGCCGAGAAAAACGCCCACGACCTGGGGGTCACATGCTGCACCTTCGCTCCAAGCATCCTCAGTGGTGACAAACCATTGCCGCGTGTTTGTCTTCAACTCTGCGAGGCGCGGCTTAGTCGGGTGTTTCTGCCAGCATTTGGGAGTAGAGAAATGATTACGTGAAATGTTCTTAAGTCaacattttttgaaaagaaatgccTCAAATCGTTTTGTGAAAAGAGATGTGTACAGGGGAGTGCTATTGAGTGAATATTCATTACTATAAACCGATAGataaactattttaaaaagtgGCCTGTACAGTTGTGGCCTGTGcgattttcttttcatatctgTCGGCATTTACTGAAATCCCTCATTTTGCCAGATAATAATGCATGCCTCCCAGTTACAGTAAACACCGTCACATTCTTGAACCAGTCGCTGTATAGAACATAACTGTCATATTTACATCCAGCATCCTCTCAGGTTGGTTAAAATGACATCAGTCGCACGCAAAGTTCTTTGGCCTCATTCTAATCTCATTTTGGGGAAACCGCTTCTACAGACTTGTTATGTGTGAAAGATTGAATATGGACTTGTTTATTTTTAGGTGGTCAAGTGGTGCAGTTTCGCCTGGCGTCCTGTGGGCAAGACAGTCTCCTGAAGATCTGGGCCGTCAGCAAGTTTGTCTCAGGAGGTAGACTGACATACTGCATCTTTACTCATTTGCGTaccaaatgttttattgctaGCTGCTGGGCTcttctcattcatttatttctattcaAATTTGCCCATAAATTTGATAAAATGTCTGTTTGATCTATTTAATCGAAACACCTCCTGTCAGGTAGCTGGATCATAACTGCAAAAGAGTGCCACTAACACCAACTTTTTATTTGTGAACACATTTTGTGCAAAAAGGTCTATTGTATTGAAAGTAACCGAGCTAGGTAGCTGCCAGACCAAGATTTAGCCTATGACTTTATCTCAATTGTCTGCCTTAAACAGCTCCCCTTCTCTttgatttttgttattattgacTTATTTTGGAAGCCTTTTCCCACTTCCTCTAATATGGCTCGCTGGTCAGTTTGGTCTGTTATGGTGTTTGAGTATTGCTGctgtctctgtttctctctctctcttgcaggcTATAAGATGCAGCTCCTGCACACGCTAACTGGCCAGTCGGCCCCGGTCCTCTCCTGTGCTTACTCCTCAGATGGGCAGCTGCTTGTGTCTGGGTAGGATCTATAAGAGGCTTAACGGGGCGTATGAAGGGCTTTGGATATTGCGAACAGAATTATCAGTGTGATAAGATTATTTCTGCTTCAAGTAaggaataataatacataatacatatatatatatttttaatcttaATTTCTTAGTCTTGACTACATCAGTTTTTCACTATTGTCTTGATATATTTACCATTGATGTAAAATAAAGATGCCAGGCTTTAAAGCAGACCAGCACTGGCATAAACTATAAGCACGCGATACCAAACCCTGACCA carries:
- the wdsub1 gene encoding WD repeat, SAM and U-box domain-containing protein 1 isoform X1, yielding MTTLICTLQDHRDDVNWCAFSGKLFATCSGDKTLRMYSSHDFSELPFSPLSGHGYGVHCCCFSTCGQFLASCSTDATTMVWSTATGEIEAVLEHPGRSPVRICVLSPDSAHLVSGASDGTLALWDFPSKKLRRTGAVNDTTMVACSFSPCSQVFVSGSTYGDLRLWDLDMNQLHAEKNAHDLGVTCCTFAPSILSGGQVVQFRLASCGQDSLLKIWAVSKFVSGGYKMQLLHTLTGQSAPVLSCAYSSDGQLLVSGSVDKTVTVYDANNAVLLYTLNQHKRYVTACCFSPSSPLIATGSMDKTVNIWRLEDGCTDHESSDRASSEERTSASRSKLLVSDWSEGDVSAWLVEEGLQGLVDKFRANNMDGTELLSLTKETLTSELHVESVGLRGKLLRKVEELKSGSVCLGIPDEFLCPITRELMREPVIAADGYSYERGAIDSWISTKNRSSPMTNLPLITTLLTPNHTLKMAIGRWKTNH
- the wdsub1 gene encoding WD repeat, SAM and U-box domain-containing protein 1 isoform X2; this encodes MTTLICTLQDHRDDVNWCAFSGKLFATCSGDKTLRMYSSHDFSELPFSPLSGHGYGVHCCCFSTCGQFLASCSTDATTMVWSTATGEIEAVLEHPGRSPVRICVLSPDSAHLVSGASDGTLALWDFPSKKLRRTGAVNDTTMVACSFSPCSQVFVSGSTYGDLRLWDLDMNQLHAEKNAHDLGVTCCTFAPSILSGGQVVQFRLASCGQDSLLKIWAVSKFVSGGYKMQLLHTLTGQSAPVLSCAYSSDGQLLVSGSVDKTVTVYDANNAVLLYTLNQHKRYVTACCFSPSSPLIATGSMDKTVNIWRLEDGCTDHESSDRASSEERTSASRSKLLVSDWSEGDVSAWLVEEGLQGLVDKFRANNMDGTELLSLTKETLTSELHVES